In a single window of the Natronosalvus caseinilyticus genome:
- a CDS encoding tripartite tricarboxylate transporter permease encodes MGFCFGVILGAIPGVGTAVGMALVLPLTIFVDGTTAVILLTCIYMGGMYGGSISAILLNVPGTAGSAATTFDGYPMSRKGQAVTALSISAASSAIGGLISVIILFLITPFIIELVLLFNSPDLFLVALLGLAMITVVSRGSMVKGLTIGMFGLLFSTVGVSPTAPDVRYNFDSVLLYDGLNIVAALLGLFAISEMIKLAAERGGIAKSDTELSGSVAEGIAFTIYHPWYVIKSSLIGTIIGALPGAGSSMANFVAYSEAMRSSGMADSFGKGDKRGVLASEASNNSAVGGALIPTLSFGIPGSASTAILLGGFLMHGLNPGPSLFGSNLNITFSIYLAVAIGVIVLIPLLGLLVITQLGHLTKVNTDYIIPIIVVLSMAGIYTSNISWIDVLTVFLLGIGGYYMRKYDFSIVAFLLGAILGRMAEENLFRSLQISGGSYEIFVESPLSIAIIVITLLIVLSPQLQKIRGLA; translated from the coding sequence ATGGGATTCTGTTTCGGCGTCATCCTCGGTGCAATTCCGGGCGTCGGAACAGCCGTCGGCATGGCACTCGTCTTGCCGCTCACAATCTTCGTTGATGGAACGACTGCCGTAATCCTCTTGACCTGTATCTACATGGGTGGGATGTACGGCGGGAGTATCTCCGCAATCCTGCTCAACGTTCCGGGGACAGCAGGTTCGGCAGCGACGACGTTCGACGGGTACCCAATGTCCCGAAAAGGACAGGCGGTCACCGCACTTTCGATTTCGGCTGCCTCGTCCGCAATTGGTGGACTGATCTCCGTGATCATCCTGTTTTTGATCACCCCATTTATTATCGAACTAGTCCTGTTGTTCAATTCACCAGACCTCTTCCTTGTCGCCTTGCTCGGGTTAGCGATGATTACCGTTGTCTCACGAGGTTCAATGGTGAAAGGGTTGACCATTGGTATGTTCGGCCTGCTGTTTTCGACCGTTGGTGTTTCACCAACTGCTCCTGACGTCCGGTATAACTTCGACAGCGTCCTGTTGTACGACGGTCTAAACATCGTCGCCGCATTACTCGGTCTGTTTGCGATCAGCGAGATGATCAAACTCGCCGCGGAACGAGGCGGAATCGCCAAATCCGACACCGAACTATCTGGGAGCGTCGCCGAAGGCATTGCCTTCACCATCTACCACCCGTGGTACGTGATCAAATCAAGTTTGATCGGCACGATCATTGGAGCGCTCCCAGGAGCCGGTTCGTCGATGGCGAACTTCGTTGCCTACAGCGAGGCGATGCGTTCGTCGGGCATGGCTGATTCGTTCGGAAAGGGCGACAAACGCGGTGTTCTCGCGTCAGAGGCCTCGAATAACTCAGCCGTGGGTGGTGCACTCATCCCAACACTTTCGTTCGGTATTCCCGGAAGCGCGTCAACGGCCATCCTCCTCGGCGGGTTCCTCATGCACGGTCTGAACCCCGGCCCCTCGCTGTTCGGGTCGAATCTCAATATTACCTTCAGTATCTACCTGGCCGTCGCGATTGGTGTTATCGTACTAATCCCGCTTCTCGGATTACTCGTAATCACCCAACTCGGTCACTTGACGAAGGTCAACACCGATTACATCATCCCGATTATCGTCGTTCTCTCGATGGCGGGAATCTACACGTCCAACATCAGCTGGATTGATGTACTCACCGTCTTTCTCCTCGGAATTGGGGGCTATTACATGCGAAAGTATGACTTCTCCATCGTCGCCTTCTTGCTCGGAGCAATCCTGGGCCGAATGGCCGAAGAGAACCTCTTTCGCTCTCTGCAGATTTCAGGGGGATCGTACGAAATCTTCGTCGAAAGCCCACTCTCAATCGCGATCATCGTCATCACGTTGCTCATCGTCCTCTCACCACAGCTGCAAAAAATACGCGGGTTGGCGTGA
- a CDS encoding universal stress protein codes for MIVAAVDQSAHARRVVKEAAALAQAFDQPLHVVHVMRQSEFVSRQQDHAEETGKPIDMAEIREIATEHAESIAEDVDTIGEYTPVGLVGDAPSEVVEYANTHDVRYIVVGPRSRSPAGKAVFGSTAQSILLNASCAVVSIVDN; via the coding sequence ATGATCGTCGCAGCAGTAGATCAATCAGCACACGCTCGAAGAGTCGTCAAGGAAGCGGCGGCACTCGCCCAGGCATTTGATCAACCACTTCACGTTGTTCACGTGATGAGGCAATCAGAGTTCGTCTCTCGGCAACAAGATCACGCCGAGGAGACTGGAAAGCCAATCGATATGGCCGAAATTCGAGAAATCGCGACCGAACACGCAGAGTCAATCGCCGAGGACGTCGATACTATCGGGGAATACACGCCCGTCGGCCTCGTCGGTGATGCTCCAAGCGAGGTCGTGGAATACGCAAACACGCACGATGTACGGTACATCGTCGTCGGGCCGCGAAGTCGATCACCTGCCGGTAAAGCGGTCTTTGGAAGCACCGCTCAGTCGATTCTGCTCAACGCTTCCTGTGCTGTCGTCTCTATCGTGGATAACTAG
- a CDS encoding redoxin domain-containing protein → MTVTSNVAGLEDTGMVSVGEIAPDFTIPKAGGSAYNDISEFILSDALGDGPLVLAFFPAAFTSGCTDEMCAFRDSIHAFNDLNAQVYGISVDLPFALNVWIEQEGLNFPMLSDWNHDVIRQYDVVRSDLYGSIESARRSVFVIESDRTVAHKWVRADENPDFGELIDHVLDQVKAVEA, encoded by the coding sequence GTGACCGTGACATCTAATGTAGCTGGACTTGAAGATACAGGTATGGTTTCTGTTGGGGAAATCGCCCCAGATTTCACGATTCCAAAAGCTGGTGGAAGCGCGTATAACGACATCTCCGAGTTCATCCTCTCCGACGCACTTGGAGACGGACCGCTCGTACTTGCGTTCTTTCCTGCAGCATTTACGAGCGGTTGTACGGACGAAATGTGCGCGTTTCGGGATTCGATACACGCATTCAACGATCTTAATGCGCAGGTATACGGGATCAGTGTCGATCTACCGTTTGCATTGAATGTCTGGATCGAACAGGAAGGGCTAAACTTTCCAATGCTGTCTGACTGGAACCACGACGTGATTCGACAATACGACGTCGTGAGATCGGATCTGTACGGTTCCATCGAAAGTGCTCGACGAAGTGTTTTCGTCATCGAGAGCGACAGGACAGTCGCTCACAAGTGGGTCCGGGCAGACGAGAACCCGGACTTCGGTGAGCTGATTGACCACGTTCTCGACCAAGTAAAGGCAGTAGAGGCGTAG